A stretch of the Argentina anserina chromosome 6, drPotAnse1.1, whole genome shotgun sequence genome encodes the following:
- the LOC126798065 gene encoding uncharacterized protein LOC126798065: MMISILKWRGSWSLVATIASIVGLVSLVLASIVHLFFFPLVPSFEYFSQAQNSCVPINGSTLAIRDHTKGNLKPPINLQNQFPADLHRAVVFHGAPWKAEIGQWLAGCGSIANEVKIVEVIGGSGCKKGCSAQGVCNRELGQCRCFHGYSGEGCSETLQLDCNYPGSPDLPYGRWVVSICSAHCDTKKAMCFCGEGTKYPNRPVAEACGFQVKPPSEPGAPKLTDWAKDDLGNLLTTNSSQPGWCNVDPAEAYALKVQFKQECDCKYDCLSGRFCEVPVLCTCINQCSGHGHCRGGFCQCNNGWYGIDCSIPSVVSSVREWPQWLRPAQVDIPNNSHLAGKVGNLNAVVKKKRPLIYVYDLPPDFNSLLLEGRHFKFECVNRIYDDLNATVWTDMLYGSQMALYESMLASPYRTLDGEEADFFFVPVLDSCIITRADDAPHLSMQEHKGLRSSLTLEYYRKAYHHIVEQYPFWNRSSGRDHIWFFSWDEGACYAPKEIWNSMMLVHWGNTNSKHKHSTTAYWSDNWNDISSDRRGNHPCFDLDKDLVLPAWKTPDVKSLSSKLWARPHEMRKTLFYFNGNLGPAYPKGRPEATYSMGIRQKLAEEFGSSPNKEGKLGKQHAEDVIVTPLRSENYHEDIASSIFCGVFPGDGWSGRMEDSILQGCIPVVIQDGIFLPYENVLNYESFAIRIREDEIPNLINILRAFNETEIKFRLENVQKIWQRFLYRDSILLEAERQKIAFGRTDDWAVQFSQLSEDDVFQTFIQVLHYKLHNDPWRQDVHVEKEFGLPQECLIKWN, from the exons ATGATGATATCTATTCTGAAATGGAGAGGCTCATGGTCTTTGGTAGCGACGATTGCTTCTATTGTGGGATTGGTTTCACTAGTGTTGGCTTCAATAGTTCATCTGTTCTTCTTTCCATTAGTTCCTTCTTTCGAGTACTTTAGTCAAGCTCAGAACTCTTGTGTCCCAATCAACGGTTCCACTCTAGCAATTCGGGATCACACTAAGGGAAATTTAAAACCTCCCATCAACTTACAAAATCAGTTTCCAGCTGACTTGCACAGGGCAGTTGTTTTTCATGGAGCACCATGGAAGGCAGAAATTGGCCAGTGGCTTGCTGGTTGCGGCTCAATTGCTAATGAAGTCAAAATTGTGGAG GTAATAGGTGGGAGTGGCTGCAAAAAAGGCTGCAGTGCTCAAGGAGTTTGTAATCGTGAATTGGGACAATGTCGGTGCTTTCATGGATATAGTG GGGAAGGATGCTCTGAGACACTGCAGCTAGATTGCAACTATCCTGGATCACCAGATTTACCATATGGGAGATGGGTTGTCTCAATTTGCTCGGCACATTGTGACACAAAAAAAGCAATGTGCTTCTGTGGGGAAGGCACAAAATACCCAAATCGACCTGTGGCAGAGGCGTGTGGCTTTCAAGTGAA GCCACCCTCCGAACCTGGTGCACCTAAGCTGACTGACTGGGCAAAAGATGACCTGGGTAATCTTCTGACAACAAATAGTAGCCAACCTGGATGGTGCAATGTCGATCCTGCTGAAGCATACGCTCTCAAAGTACAATTTAAACAGGAATGTGATTGCAAATATGATTGTCTCTCGGGGCGGTTTTGTGAGGTGCCTGTGCTATGTACTTGCATTAATCAGTGCTCTGGCCATGGACATTGCCGTGGTGGATTTTGCCAG TGTAACAATGGCTGGTATGGAATCGATTGCAGTATTCCATCTGTCGTGTCTTCTGTTCGAGAGTGGCCTCAATGGCTTCGGCCTGCACAGGTTGACATTCCCAACAATTCACATCTGGCAGGGAAAGTTGGCAACCTCAATGCTGTGGTTAAAAAAAAGAGGCCACTGATATATGTTTATGATTTACCCCCAGATTTCAACAGCCTACTTCTTGAG GGACGCCACTTTAAGTTTGAGTGTGTAAACAGAATATATGATGACCTAAATGCCACAGTCTGGACAGATATGCTCTACGGCTCCCAG ATGGCACTCTATGAAAGTATGTTAGCTAGTCCATATCGCACATTAGATGGTGAAGAAGCAGATTTCTTCTTTGTTCCTGTTCTTGATTCATGCATTATAACTCGGGCTGATGATGCTCCTCACTTGAGTATGCAG GAACACAAGGGCTTGAGGAGCTCTCTCACTCTGGAATATTACAGGAAAGCTTATCATCACATTGTTGAACAGTACCCCTTCTGGAACCGCTCATCTGGAAGAGACCATATTTGG TTTTTTTCATGGGATGAAGGTGCTTGCTATGCTCCAAAAGAGATATGGAATAGCATGATGTTGGTTCACTGGGGTAACACAAACTCAAAACATAAGCACTCAACAACAGCTTATTGGAGTGACAACTGGAATGACATTTCTTCTGATAGGAGGGGCAACCATCCCTGCTTTGACCTTGATAAAGATCTAGTGCTTCCTGCTTGGAAAACCCCAGATGTCAAGTCTCTGAGCTCAAAACTTTGGGCCAG GCCCCATGAGATGAGGAAAACCCTGTTCTACTTCAATGGAAATCTGGGACCAGCTTACCCAAAAGGGAGACCGGAAGCTAC CTACAGCATGGGTATTAGACAAAAATTAGCAGAAGAATTTGGGTCCAGCCCCAACAAGGAAGGGAAACTAGGAAAACAACACGCGGAAGATGTTATTGTTACTCCACTACGGTCTGAAAATTATCACGAGGATATAGCCAGTTCTATTTTCTGCGGGGTATTCCCTGGTGATGGTTGGAGTGGTCGTATGGAAGACAGTATTTTGCAAGGGTGCATTCCTGTTGTTATTCAG GATGGGATTTTCTTGCCATATGAAAATGTTCTCAACTATGAAAGTTTCGCTATTCGGATACGTGAAGATGAAATTCCAAACCTTATAAATATTCTTCGG GCATTTAATGAGACAGAAATTAAGTTCAGGCTAGAAAATGTGCAGAAAATCTGGCAAAGATTCTTGTATCGTGATTCTATTTTGCTCGAAGCCGAGAGGCAAAAAATTGCTTTTGGCCGCACGGATGATTGGGCAGTTCAGTTCTCACAATTGAGTGAAGACGATGTTTTTCAAACATTCATACAG GTTTTGCATTACAAGTTACATAATGACCCTTGGAGGCAAGATGTTCATGTAGAAAAGGAGTTCGGGTTACCTCAAGAGTGTTTGATCAAGTGGAACTGA